A single region of the Neomonachus schauinslandi chromosome 3, ASM220157v2, whole genome shotgun sequence genome encodes:
- the LOC110570207 gene encoding protein FAM162A-like encodes MGSLYGLHRPVGSYFRLYERDVCSSLRLTRNLDLKTINGFCTKPQESLKAPPYIYSRRVPLHKPTHWERKILIWSGLFKKEDEIPETLLLEMLDAANNKIWGKISIVMMALTVAGCISMVIEGKKAVKRNENESLTSLKLDKKARLREEGAMKAKRVAEVSILAGF; translated from the exons ATGGGGAGTCTGTACGGCCTGCACAGGCCGGTGGGAAGTTATTTTAGGTTATATGAAAGAGATGTTTGCTCATCTCTAAGACTTACCAGAAATCTTGATTTGAAGACAATAAATGGATTTTGCACCAAACCACAAGAAAGTCTAAAAGCTCCACCCTACATTTACAGCCGCAGAGTGCCATTACACAAACCTACACATTGGGAGAGGAAGATCCTGATATGGTCAGGTCTCTTCAAAAAGGAAGATGAGATCCCAGAGACTCTCTTGCTGGAGATGCTTGATGCTGCCAACAACAAGATCTGGGGGAAGATCAGCATTGTAATGATGGCCCTGACAGTGGCAGGATGCATCTCGATGGTTATTGAGGGCAAGAAGGCTGTCAAAAGAAAcga aaacgaGTCTTTAACAAGCCTGAAATTGGATAAGAAAGCTCGCCTAAGAGAGGAAGGAGCTATGAAGGCCAAAAGAGTAGCAGAGGTATCCATTTTGGCTGGATTTTGA